TGGAGTGCGGCAGCCATGCTGCCGCGCCAACCGTGCTTACGATCCGGCACGTGGTGGAGCGGAACCTCTAATAATGATACGGTAGTTCAGCAGCACATCAGAATAATTACTACAGTGGCACAGAGGGATATTGAAAGGTTATCTAGTCACAGATGCACCGGTCATTCTTGACAACTTGCCTACCCTGTGGTACTGTTCAAGACACTCTGCACCTCAGTGAAAGTGGCGATCAAGGGCGATGGAGTTGCGCAACACACAGTTGTGCCTGGCAGCGCAAAGCGGTTACGATCACCGTCTGATCAACCGCTCTTTTGCTATACCCGCGTTCGGGGTTGGCGACGCGCCGTGAGGGCGTGCATAACGGTGGATGAGACGTTGGCCCAGTCCGACAGTCGATCAACAGATGTTCAGCGGCAGTGCCGGATCAACGGCAGTGCCTGTGGAATGTGACGGCTGCGGCCAGCGTTGTTCATCAAATACAGGTGTTCGTTTTAGAGTGAGGAGGTTCCTGTGTCGCACAAACGACTTTGGGTATGGATGACCCTCGTAGCAGTGGCGGCAATGGTCCTGGCAGCGTGTGGTACGCAACAACCGCAGGCACAACCGACCACAGCACCGGCAGCGCAGGCAACTGCTACCCCGCAGCCGACTGCTGCCCCACAGCCAACTGCTGCACCGGCAGCTACAACTGCACCGGCCCCAACCGAGGCCCCAACCGCCGCGCCGCAGCAGGGTGGTAAGCTGACGATCCTGTACTGGCAGGCAGTTACGACGCTTAATCCGCACCTGGCAACCGGTACCAAGGACTTCGACGGTGCAACGGTGATTCTCGAACCGCTGGCCCGCTACAACGAGAAAGACGAGTTGGTGCCGTTCCTGGCCGCTGAAATCCCAACGCTGGAGAATGGCGGGGTTGCCGCTGATGGTAGCAGCGTGACCTGGAAGATCAAGCCGGGTCTGAAGTGGTCGGACGGGAGTGACTTCACGATTGACGATATTATCTTCACCTGGCAGTACTGCGCCGATGAAGCCACGGCCTGTACGACCAAGGCGGCCTTCGATCCAATTGCGAACATCGAGAAGATTGACGACACGACCTTCCGGATCATCTGGAAAGAGCCGAACGCCAACCCCTACATCTCGTTCGTTGGCCCGCTCGGTATGATCTTGCAGAAGAAGCAGTTCGAGAACTGTATCGGTGCTGCGGCCAGCACCAGTGCTGAATGCCAGGCGGCTAATCTGGCACCGATTGGCACCAATGCCTGGAAGCTGAAGGAATTCCGCCCCGGTGACACGGTAATCTACGAGCGGAACCCCTTCTACCGTGATGCTGCCAATGTCTTCTTCGATGAGGTCGAGATTAAGGGTGGTGGTGATGCCACGTCGGCAGCACGGGCAGTCTGTGAAACGGCTGAGGTCGACTTTGCCTGGAACTTGCAGATTCCGAAGGCCGTGCTCGAACCAATTCTGGCTGCCGGTAATTGTGATGCTATCGCCGGTGGTTCGTTCGGTGTCGAGCGGATTGTGGTCAACTTCGCTAACCCTGACCCGGCCCTGGGTGACAAGCGCAGCGAACCCGATCAGCCGCACCCCTTCCTGACCGACCTCGCCGTGCGCCGTGCCATCGCGCTGGCGATTGACCGCAAGGCTATTGCCGAGCAGCTTTACGGACCGACCGGTGAACCGACCTGCAATATCCTGGTCGTGCCGGCCAGCGTCAACTCGCCCAACACGAGCTGCGAACGGAATGTCGAAGAGGCGAAGCGGATTCTGGAAGAGGCGGGTTGGGTGCTGAATGGCTCAGTACGCGAGAAGAATGGGATCAGGCTGATCGTCTCGTTCCAGACCAGCATTAACACGCTGCGCCAGGGCGAACAGGCGATTATCAAGTCGAACCTGGCCGAAATCGGCATTCAGGTTAACGTGAAGGCTATTGACGCCGCCGTCTTCTTTGGTGGCGATCCGGGCAACCCCGATACACTGAACAAGTTCTACGCCGACCTGCAAATGTACACCAACGGCCCATCGTCGACCGACCCGCAGCAGTATTTGCAGGGCTGGATCTGCGCCGAAGTAGCCTCTTCGGCTAACCAGTGGAACGGCAACAACGATGGCCGCTACTGCAACCCCGAATACGATGCGCTCTTCGAGGAGTTGAAGGGTGAACTCGACTTGCAGCGCCGGGCAGAGCTGGCCATTCAGATGAACGATCTGCTGGTCAATGATGTTGCGGTTATTCCGCTGATTAACCGCCGCACGCCCAACGCCAAGCTGAAGAATCTGGAAGGCCCGACTTCAATACCTTCGATAGCAGCCTCTGGAATATCGCAAGCTGGCGGCGCGTGCCGTAAACGGTGCCTGCGCGAGGGGTGGCAGGAGCGATCTTGCCGCCTCTCGCACTTCCACGATAGCGAGTTCATCTATCTGCGACATGCTGTACAATGTTGAACGCATCTCGATCGCCGGCACATGTTGACAATGCACGTTCGAGTGTGGGCTTTCCCCAATGCTTCGGCAGGTTGGGCGCAGATGGAGGCGACAGATAGACCGCTCTATCACGCACGCCAGTGTTTATAAGCCGGGTTAGTACGGAAACATATCTTTCGCACTCTGCAAAGATGCAGTCTGGACATCATTACTTGAGAAATATGTCGAAATTATCACGCCGGTGAACCGGCACAGGATATGGGTGAAGCATAACACGGATTTATAGCCGTGCTACATTCGACAGGGGCAATGGCGTATGTTGCAGTATATTATTCGGCGTATTTTAATTGCTATTCCGACGCTCCTGATTATCAGTTTTGTGATTTTTGCCGTGCTTGCACTTGCCCCTGGTGATCCACTGGCCCAGTTCGCCCTCAATCCGGCCATTCCCGAATCGACCCGTGAACTGATTCGGATTCAGTTTGGCCTGGATCAACCCTGGCCAATTCGCTATGTGCGCTGGTTGACCTCGCTTATGCGGGGGGATTGGGGCTTCTCGTTTGGTACCCGTGGCCCGGTCATTGATCTGATCTGGCAGCGCCTCCCGCAAACATTAACGGTTGTGGGAACAGCGTACCTGATCGCAGTGTTGCTGGCAATCCCGATTGGCATTATTTCAGCCGTAAAGCAGTACTCAATTTTTGATAACGTTGCTACCTTTTTTGCATTTATTGGTTTTTCAGTGCCTTCGTTCTTCACCGGTCTGGTGTTGATGCTGATCTTTGCAATTAATCTGAAATGGTTTCCAATTGTGTACAACACAACATTGCAGGTCGTTGACTGGGAGACCTTCACCCAACAGGTGCGCCAGATGACCTTACCGGTGCTGGTGCTGGTTGTGCAACAGACCGCTGCCCTCACCCGCTTCATGCGCTCATCAATGCTTGATAACCTCTCGCTCGATTATGTGCGCACAGCGCGTGCCAAAGGGTTGAGCGACCGCATGGTTGTGTTACGCCACGTTTTAGTGAACAGCCTGATCCCCGTGGTCACGTTGATTGCCCTCGGTATTCCCACCATCTTCACCGGCGCAATTATTACCGAAAATCTCTTCCGGGTGAATGGTTTGGGTGCGCTGTTGATTACGTCGATCAATAATTCTGATACCCCGGTCGTGATGGCGTTGATGTTCATCTTTGCCATTTTGACGGTGGTGTTTAATTTGATTGCCGATATTCTCTACGGTGTGCTCGATCCACGAGTACGCTATTCGTAAACGAGAGGCAACCGGAAGGGGTTAGCGTATGTCTGAAATAGAAATGAACGGCGCCATAGGGATTTCGGCCAGTGCCCGTGCCCAGCAGATGACCACGCGGATGGCGGCGAAACCACGTTCGCTGCTTAGCGATGCCTGGCGGCGCTTTCGCAAGCATCGCATGGCAATGCTGGGGGTCGTTATACTGTTCACACTGGCCCTGTTCTCATTTGTTGGGCCATATTTCTATGTACCGCGTCTGGCCGCAGAACTAGAGGCAATTGGCTCACCATTTTTGCAGGATCGGGTTGACCTGCAAACGGCAATTGACCATCTCGATTTTCTTAATATTCTCTCGGCGCCGAGTGCCATTCATCCCTTCGGAACCGATGATCTCGGTCGTGATTTGCTGGCACGCACTTTGTACGGTGGCCGGGTTTCTCTGCTGGTCGGTCTGACCGCGATGGCAATTGCGATTTCGCTCGGTACCATCATTGGTGCCACCGCCGGTTTCCTGGGAGGGGTTGTTGATCAGATTTTGATGCGGATTACCGATCTGTTTCTCTCGCTACCGGCCATTCCCCTTACGTTGCTGGTGGTCTATCTGTTCCGCGATCCGGTCATTCAACTCATGGGGTCGCCGGAAGCCGGTATCTTCACGATTGTGGTCACGGTGATCGGGAGTCTGGCCTGGATGAGTACGGCCCGGATTGTGCGCGCCACCTTCCTGTCGCTTAAGGAGAAGGAGTTTGTTGAGGCCGCCATTGCGCTGGGTATCAGCCGTCCGGCAATTATGTTTCGCCACATTCTACCCAACGCCATCGGTCCGATTATCGTCGCTGCAACGCTGGAAGTGGGGAGTGCGATTATCACCGAGTCAACCCTGTCGTTCCTGGGTGTCGGTTTCCCACCTGATACACCGACCTGGGGCCGGCTGGTGACCGACGGCAGCCAGTATTTGCAGGCAGCCCCCTGGCTGGCCCTCTTCCCCGGTATGTTGATCTTTCTGACGGTGCTTAGCATTAATTTCGTCGGTGATGGTCTGCGCGATGCACTCGATCCACGTTCACGGCTGTAAGATTGGGTTGAGCCGATGAGCCGCAATCTCACACCGCTGCAACAACTGGTCGTTGAAGCGCTGCAAGAAGACGAGCGTCTGACCGCCGGCTTATCCGATGATCAGGCGACACAGTTGCTGCGCTGGGCAACAACCCGTGCTGTTGCATTGACGGTGACGACGGCTGATGAGGCTACTGCCGAGACGATTGCGCAGGCGCTGCGACAGGCGGTGCGGGCCGCTGCGCGGGCAGATGGCACGGTGGCGACGGCGGAACGGGCGCTTACAACTCTGCTGCCGACACTACCAGAGACAAGCGAAACCGCCCCGGATCAGCGTGTTGATCCGGCAGCGGATGTTGTGCTGGGAAGCGCGACTGATCGTGATCCGGTTCCTGCTCCCCCTGACACTATCAGTTCACCCCCTTCCCCGCCGGTACCGGCGTATCCGAAGCGGTGGCTGCATGCGGTACCATTCAGCCTGCTGGCCCATCTGGGCCGTCGCTAGACTGGGGAATCTATGGCGCGCAAGCCCTCTTCGTCACGACCGTATCGCCCCAACCGCACGCAGATCATATTGCTGTTTCTCATCCTGGCCCTCGGTTATCTGATTAACGCCGGGATTATTGATCTACGCCGCTTCGGTCTCGATCCGGCGCTGTTCGGGATTGAAACCCAACCTAAACCTGATGTCAGTGGCGACATCGCCGTCTATTTCACAACCCCATCACTGGTCTATCCCGATGTGCCACGCGACCGGGTCACGCCACCGTTTCTGCGCGATATGCTGACCGATATTGCCAATGCTCGCCAGAGTATCGATCTGGCGACATTTGAATACACCCTGCAACCACTGGCGGAAGCGCTGGTTGCTGCCCACCAGCGCGGGGTACAGGTGCGGCTGGCGCTTGACCGTGAAAGCCTGGAGGACCCGGTAGATGCCAAATTCGCCGGGATTATTGAAGAAGGTGGTATTCCAATAAGCTGGGAAGAGACAACGGCGTTTCTCCACAGCAAATTCGTTATCATTGACAACCGGATCGTCTGGACGGGATCGTGGAATGTGACGATCAACGACACCTACCGCAACAACAACAACCTGTTGCGGATTACCATTCCGGCCATCGTCGAAAATTATCGCGTCGAGTTTGCGGAAATGGCCGCCGGTCGGTTCGGCAACAGCAAACAGGCAACAACCCCTCACACCCGCATCACCACCGGTCAGGCAACTATCGAAAATTACTTTACGCCACGCGAACGGCCAGCCGCACGGATTGTTGAGGTCATCACCAATGCCCGCCGGTCGGTCGTGTTTATGGCCTTTTCGTTTACCAGTGACGAGATTGCCGGGGCGATGGTTAATCGGCAGCAGGCCGGTATTCCGGTACGGGGGGTGTTCGAGCAGCGCAACGCTGAAGGGATTGGTTCCGAGTTTGGGCCGTTGCGCGAAGCAGGCGTAGAAGTTCTAGCCGATGGGAATTGCTATACCATGCACCACAAGGTGATCGTGGTTGATGAACGGATTGTGATCACCGGTTCGTATAACTTCACCAGCCGCGCCGAGCGCACCAACGACGAAAACCTGCTCATCATTGAAGACCCGGTGCTGGCCGCAGCCTATCTCGGTGAGTTCGAGCGCGTCTTTACCCAGGCTCAAAATCCAACGCGCTGCCAGTAGGGAGTGGGAAATGGACGTTCTCAGGATTACGCCCCCCTCCCAATCTACCCCTGCTGGGGGGATGCCATTGGAGCATGATCCTGCCCTACGCATTACCTTCATGTCACCCGGCAGCCGGTATGAAACCCCATGGCACATTGTGCGGCAAGCACACCATGTGGTCACACACTCCACAGTATCCTGATGCGTTTGGCTATGTTGC
This genomic window from Chloroflexus aurantiacus J-10-fl contains:
- a CDS encoding phospholipase D-like domain-containing protein — translated: MARKPSSSRPYRPNRTQIILLFLILALGYLINAGIIDLRRFGLDPALFGIETQPKPDVSGDIAVYFTTPSLVYPDVPRDRVTPPFLRDMLTDIANARQSIDLATFEYTLQPLAEALVAAHQRGVQVRLALDRESLEDPVDAKFAGIIEEGGIPISWEETTAFLHSKFVIIDNRIVWTGSWNVTINDTYRNNNNLLRITIPAIVENYRVEFAEMAAGRFGNSKQATTPHTRITTGQATIENYFTPRERPAARIVEVITNARRSVVFMAFSFTSDEIAGAMVNRQQAGIPVRGVFEQRNAEGIGSEFGPLREAGVEVLADGNCYTMHHKVIVVDERIVITGSYNFTSRAERTNDENLLIIEDPVLAAAYLGEFERVFTQAQNPTRCQ
- a CDS encoding ABC transporter permease — its product is MSEIEMNGAIGISASARAQQMTTRMAAKPRSLLSDAWRRFRKHRMAMLGVVILFTLALFSFVGPYFYVPRLAAELEAIGSPFLQDRVDLQTAIDHLDFLNILSAPSAIHPFGTDDLGRDLLARTLYGGRVSLLVGLTAMAIAISLGTIIGATAGFLGGVVDQILMRITDLFLSLPAIPLTLLVVYLFRDPVIQLMGSPEAGIFTIVVTVIGSLAWMSTARIVRATFLSLKEKEFVEAAIALGISRPAIMFRHILPNAIGPIIVAATLEVGSAIITESTLSFLGVGFPPDTPTWGRLVTDGSQYLQAAPWLALFPGMLIFLTVLSINFVGDGLRDALDPRSRL
- a CDS encoding ABC transporter permease is translated as MLQYIIRRILIAIPTLLIISFVIFAVLALAPGDPLAQFALNPAIPESTRELIRIQFGLDQPWPIRYVRWLTSLMRGDWGFSFGTRGPVIDLIWQRLPQTLTVVGTAYLIAVLLAIPIGIISAVKQYSIFDNVATFFAFIGFSVPSFFTGLVLMLIFAINLKWFPIVYNTTLQVVDWETFTQQVRQMTLPVLVLVVQQTAALTRFMRSSMLDNLSLDYVRTARAKGLSDRMVVLRHVLVNSLIPVVTLIALGIPTIFTGAIITENLFRVNGLGALLITSINNSDTPVVMALMFIFAILTVVFNLIADILYGVLDPRVRYS